In Syngnathus typhle isolate RoL2023-S1 ecotype Sweden linkage group LG13, RoL_Styp_1.0, whole genome shotgun sequence, the sequence CGCAATCATTTAGGACAAATTATTGTAAACGCAAGTATGGTTGAGGAGTTTTATTAGCAGTCTGATTCATTGAAGGCACATTAGTTGAGAAGAAGACCTTGAAACTTGTGGAGGACACATACAATGGAAACAAAAAGTCTTCTCTCAAATTGATTTCAACTTGATTtcatctgagaaaaaaaaaatcaaatcagctACTCACGAGAAAAGCTGTCTTGAGAGCCGATAAAAACAAGATGATACTTTGTGGCCAGAatacattttctatttaaaacaaattaaataggtTTTGAATATGGGGTGTGTAGATTTTTAAAAACCACGATATATTCATTGCTAATTGATTTGGGGGGTTTTTTCACTCCAACCTGGAATCACATCAACAGCttctggggaaaaaacaaatcaaaagccATTTCATCTTTGACATCTGCCACAATGTGTTATGTTCTATTTTTTAACTCCACATTTAACTTCACAACAGTCTGGTAAGATTTCCAACTTAATGAAAATCACAACTACTACATCTCAAAGATTACATACTGGAGGCGTATGCTCCAATATCTATAACAATTAACTTGCCCAACAACTAATACTAACCTATAAGGCATCACATATCAAACACATTAGATAAAATTTCTATTAAGTCCCATTCATCCAGTGTGAATCAACTACctgttttgtgtgtatttaaaaaaataataataattttgaaaAGGCAGGTGCTAAAATGATTAAAACTATAATGAATTCAATTGTCATACATATCCGATTAAACCAAAAAATGCAATGTCAACTACCTGGAGAATTTTGTTAGGATGTCAGCTTACTGAACACCACTTTCATTTCCATGCTTCACTGATCCTGAATCCGGTGTCTCTTCCTTATGCGTGTCCCATCGGTGTCCTTCAGACAGGCAATTAGGAAATGACGGCACTTGCATGTATACTGCTCCGGATATTCCCGGAAATGACTCACATGGGCGCTGGAGACAAAATCATAACTGTCCACTGGAACACCTTTAAGCTTGAGGGTATCTGCAAAGAGCTTGACATCTTTTGGCCGGATCACCTGATCAGCTCGAGAGTAGAGGAAGAAATGCGGCCAGACGGGTGGCCTATCTTGCACTGCATCATAATGGTTCTTGTGCACATACTTTGTCAAGGGGTATAGCACAATTCGCAATAGGAAAACAGTCACTGCGAAGATAGCTAGCAGGAGGTACTTCAAAATAGAACTTATTTTTGACCCCAAAGTGGCTGCCAGTGCCCGCACAGCCCCGATGACATTCCCACTACCAGGAGCGCTGTCCACAACAGCCCCGATGACACACAGGGAACTAAACTGCTTGTCGTTGTGCAAAAGCTCTATAATATATCTGTACAGCATGAATCCA encodes:
- the tmem53 gene encoding transmembrane protein 53, with translation MENDGIDYNIVFPDEATIEAHWQGTKEPVVILLGWAGCKDKHLTKYSSIYNEQGCVTLRYTAPLKTVFISESFGYRELRCTALKLLEILYDYEVEQSPIFFHIFSNGGFMLYRYIIELLHNDKQFSSLCVIGAVVDSAPGSGNVIGAVRALAATLGSKISSILKYLLLAIFAVTVFLLRIVLYPLTKYVHKNHYDAVQDRPPVWPHFFLYSRADQVIRPKDVKLFADTLKLKGVPVDSYDFVSSAHVSHFREYPEQYTCKCRHFLIACLKDTDGTRIRKRHRIQDQ